In Alkalihalobacillus sp. AL-G, the genomic stretch TTTGCGATCAGTGACGATCTTGCGGAAAAGACGTTAGAGGAACCATCGAAATCAACTGCAGAACTTGGTTTTTCCGTTGAGGGGTTAGAAGCAATCGACCCATCACTCGCAATGGTAAAAGGATTGATTGAACAGGTTGCATTGAAAGCTACGACGCAGCTTGATCCAAAAGCGGCGAAAGGTTCAATTGAGTTGAACCTTGGGGTAGCTGGAACGGAATTTATCCAAGCAGAAGCCTATCAATCTGACAAACGTACAGGGGTAAACGTACCACTCCTTTATGATCAATACTTGTACTTCAATAATGAGGATTTCGGCAAGCTGATGACACGGTTCGATCCGACTTATGCAGGACCTGAAAAGCTTGAGAACCTCGTTAAAATGCAGCTTGATTCGATTAAGAACCAAGAAAAGCTCAATGAAGTCAGTAAGGAATACGGAAAATTCATTATTGAAAACATCAAGGAAGAGAACGTAACAGAAGGTGAAGCAGAATTCGAAGGCGAAACCTACCGTCAGCTTACTCTTAAGCTTTCAGAAAAGGAAGTTCAAGAACTATCTAAAAAAGTGATTGATAAAGTTCAGGCTGATAAAGAGTTAAAGGACTTGTTAATCGATTCGATGACTCAATCCAACTTTTTAGCGTCGAGTTCTGATATTAAAACTACGATGAAGGAAGATTTTGAAAAAGGTTTGAAGGAACTGGAAAACAATCTGGACAAAATCAAGCTTCCGGATGGTTTCAAGAGCACGATTCTTGTAAATGACCAAGAACTCATCGTAAAACGGGACGTGGATGTGAAAGTAGAAGTGGAGGGTGAAGTTGCCAACATCGACTTCTCAACGCATGCATTACGTGAAGACGGTGTCGTTACAGACGGCAAATGGGAAGTTAACGTGTTCCCTGAGAATGCGAAGGATCAGGATTACATTAAAATCCTTCTGGAGCTAAAAGGTGAGCCAGGAAACGACAGCATCAAGCGTGATCTTACAGGAATGTTTGCAATCGCTGAAGCAGGAAGTGTAAGTAGGAGCGCCAATGTTGACGTTCATATGAGCGGTACACCAGAAGACATGAAGATGGATTTTGAGGTAACGGTTCAAGATCCAACGATCCAACCGATTCCACCAATCAAAGGTCATTTCACACAAAAAGTGAAGGATGATCTTGAGAATGGAACTTATAGCACAAGCGGAGAGTTCGGTATTGAATTCGATGCAGGCATGGGATCACCGGTCAATGTTGTTGTGGATTACAAGAACAAGACTGAGTTCACAGAGGACTTGAAGTTCCCGAACCTTGAAGAAAAAGGCGAAAACATCAGTGAGCTGAGCGATGCGGAACTACAAGAAATCGCAGCAGAAATTCAATCCAACATCCAAAACTTCATGATGCAATTCCAGCAAATGCCGTTTTAAGATAGCGGTGCATCGGATGATCATCAGGGGCAACCCCGATGATCATCCTTTTTTGTGCTTGCACTTCCTAAGTAGGCAGGTATTATGTCGAAAAGATCGTCCGTAATCGACTCTCTAACAGAATAACAGTGAATCACGATTGTTTTTTGACTGGATTCTACAGCAAACTTCCGTGATTTTTCGGGTGGATGCAGACTATAGTCCGCTTACAATTTTCGCACCTTTTAACACGTGAATATGAAGCTGAAACTGTCTAAGGCAACTTAATTCTCCTCAGACCTATACATTTTAGTATCGGCACTTTTTTAACACGAAACGGAAGCAACCTTCTCCCATGTATGACGAATATTTCTCATCACAACAGCTGAATCGAACATTAATTCACCCTCGGGGATTTGCAGTATTTTGTGAAAGTAGGTTGTTGAAAGCTGGTCAACTTGGAATGGTCTCATGTTCCAATCGTCTGTCTGCAGGCACATCCCATGTAGGCAGTTTTGTTTTTTAGTAGGAGAATAACCCGTTGCTCCCCCTTTAAAAAATTCTGAGATCTCATCAATGGATGAGAACACACTGCTAGCAGGAAAGCTTTCACATTCTTCCCCTGATAAATATAGTTCTGCTTCTTCATCTTTTGAATTCATCATAAATTCGATTTTTTTATCGATTTCGTTGATCGCAAAGTTACGCTATATTCTCCGGGGAACAGTCTCCCTCCTGCAATCGTGTTAATGAAGGAATTGGTATCTCGCCTGAATATATAAACTCCTTCTTTTATTTGTCCGTCTTCGTCCCACTCTACCGCGATCCGATGTGCTGCATTCTCACTGGATAGACCAAAAGGAATCGTGGATATTGAAGACGGGCGGATATTTTCCAACCTAATTAAACAGATTCCGATGATAGCCTTTGATTTTTTAACCTTTGGACGGAATGGTTTGGGGAGAAGTTTCCCCGCTACCTCTGGGTCCAGGTGATAATTGATAAGAAACCTTCTTTTAATCAAACCCTGAATTGATGGTGTTTGCATAGTATCCCCCTTTCGCAATTGCCTTTTGAATTATCCTCTATAAACGATTGCTTCGTTTAATGCTTTGTAAATTCGTTCAACTTCCTCATACTCATCATCTGAAAAAGCCTCTACTTTACCTGAAGCTGTATCAAGAAGCAAAGTATAAGAAGTAGCAGATCTAGAAAAAGCCCGAATGATAAGAAACCCAATCATTACACTTATCACAGAGATTATTATATTGCCCTGAAAGATCCCCAACATAAAAAAGAATGCACATGCTAGAATCAAACCAAGTGGAGAACTGGGTTCCTTTGTTTCTAATTCGATATAAGTGATCCCCCTAATAGGATACACTTGATCATCGACGACTAAGCGAGTATCACTGACAAGAATATCTTCATTAGATAAAAATGCTGAAAAAAACGAAATCAGACCAACAATTAATAATCTTTGGGGTTCGGTTTTAAACTATATTTTTTAATTTCTTATACATATACTCACATGCTTTTTCCTCTGAGGTAAAATTCTTTAACATGTATATCTCTCCATGTTCGGAATAATAAACTTCCCACCCAACGGCAGTTTTTCTTAAACACCAAGCATCATAGGGTAGCCCACCATCTAACGAATAAAAATGGTTTGGTATCTTCTCTTTTGTCAAAACCTTTACTAAATCCTGTTTATTCATATTATTTCACCTTCTTATTACTCCTTCGTTTATAAGGTCTTTAATTGACTTGTAAACTCATATTGCGTCCCCATACCAGGTTGTCCAAACCAAGGGAGCTGCTTTACCAGAAGTTGCATCAATAGGTTTAATTACTTCATAAACACTATAAGGCTTTTGATTAGCTTCAGGTGTAAAGCCCTCATTTGAAAAGGTGTTCCTTTTATGGATACAAAACTACCATATTCACTACCGTATCTATCTATTAATGTACCCTTTTGTAAAGTTTCAGTTTTGGGAGTTCCTAAAAAACCTCTATTAGGTGGCCAATATGTTTGTATAGCAGTTGTCTGGATTTTATTTATACCCTCATCAGGCATGCTACTTGCTGCCACTTCGTAAATGTCGCTATCATCAAATTCATCGATTGGGTTATCGCTTCCTAGACCGCTTCTCTTCGCAGCTTCCATACCCTTCGCAAAGTCTTTTACCTCGGTGATGAGTTTGGACATTCCCTTGGCGGCTCCGGCTCCAGGTGCGATCATGCTCAAGACCGCTTGAGTTGCTAGGACCATATTTTTTCCATACGCCCGTGCTTCCTTCTTCGTGGCGGACCCATTTAAGACCTTTCCTGTATTCTGGAACAGGTAGACGAACGAGTCAATGTATTGGCCTTTCAATGTATCTCCCCGGGGTCAAGTCTTGGATGCAATGCGAGCCGTTGACGCCTTCATTTTTACCGATCCACCGCCTGTTACGTTAATTACAATTTATGTAACGCTTTTTAAACGAATAGCGAGTATTATACGACCGTCTCTAGTTAAAATACAACCCAAAAATTATAAACCAAGGCAGCATTAGACTTCCCTTTCGCGTTACCCATTGTTTATCGCCACGAGCTTTGTCATCCTCGTTAGTTTGTTAGCCAATCCATGTCATAACTACCCCTGCCATATAAAATGTCATATCGCCAAATTCTCACACTTGTTCATTCCCTCCAAATATTAAAACGATACTCCAATGGTACAACCATCATGAGTTATGAATTTCAAACAAAATATCGTTTATGTTGTCCCAAACATAAATTTCTTTATTTCTTTTTTGTCAGTTGGCTTATGTATCGACTAATTTCAGCCCTTTACACCTACGAGCTTTGTTTTTCTCGTGTGCAAATATAAATCTAGTAGTAAGTTTGTTTATTTAATTGTCACTGTAACTAATCTCGCACGCCTTCCTACCATCATGAGTTTTTGATTCAAATGTCAAATTTTATAAATGTAAAACTATAAAAGCAATAAAAAACCTTGAAAGGCGTGTAGCCAATCAAGGTTCTTTTGTTAAAGCTATATTTTTAAATTACTGATAACTTCTTCAATAAGCTCAAGCACTTCAGTATCTTCTTCTTGCTTTTGTGCATTTTTTATTAAATCTAAAGCCCTTTTATCATCAATTTCAGCTAATGCTACAATTGCCGCATACCTTACATCAGATGCCTTATCTGTAAGTAATTTTGCAAGGGGCTCAATTAGTTTTTTGTCAGGAAATGAAGAAGCTATTTGTGTGCTCCAATATTTTATACCATATTTCTCACTATTTAACCCTTTTATTAAATGAGGTATTACTTGTTCCGGAGAATACTTTAATAGCACATCCTCTATAAGCTGATATATCCCAAACCCGCTGCCATTTCCAAATGAGTTTATAAATAATGGGATACAAATGAGATTAGGATTCCCTAAAAAATATTTTCGTACTTCATTAAATTTTTCGAGTATCTCAGAATTCGTTTCCAATACCCTATCATCAGGGAGAGGTTGATTTTCCTTTAAAAAATCTACTGCCTCATTTAAATTCATTTTATTTATCGAAACCTCCTGTTGCTTTATTTTGTCTTATTAATTCTTGTAGCTGTGTATTTATTGTAGATTTGTTATATCCATTCTGTTTAAGCAAATTCCTTAATTCAAAAATATCTGCTGCAAGATGTTCACGAGGACTATTCAAATCTCGTTTAGAGCCAAAGGTTGCCGTCTGTTCATGAATATCTTTTCGAATGTTAATCGTTATCCCTTTACCATGCGTTGTTTGGCTCACAGCATCTTGTACAACATGGTGAGGCGTATGAGTTTCATTCAATCCCGTCTTTTTATTACCGTATCGAGATTGATTATAAGTACCCACAAATAAATCCTCTCCAGGTTTTGCTAGTTCAGGTTTATTTTTAACCGTACCCCTAGAGGCAAAAGTTTGTAAGTAACCAGGTCCTCCTAATCTAAATTCATTAGTCCCCTTATTAGGCATGCTATTTGCGGCCTTCGCAGCTTTGGCAGCTTTCATACCCTTTGAAAAATCTTTGACCTTGGTGATGAGCTTGGCCATTCCCTTGGCGGCTCCGGCTCCAGGTGCGATCATGCTCAAGACCGCTTGGGTTGCGAGGACCATATTTTTGCCGTATGCCCGTGCTTCCTTCTTCGTCGCCGACCCGCTTAATACCTTCCCTGTATTCTGGTACAGGTAAACAAACGAGTCGATGTACTGGCCTTTCAACGTATCCCCGACAACATGAAGCAGGTCTTGGATCGAGTAGGATCCGTTTGCGAGTCCCATCACCAGGTTGAACGTCTGCTGGATCGTCTGCTTCATGACCATCGGATTCAACAGCTTTACGTAATCGAAGATGTCGGATTTGATTTGGCCCCATGCTCCGGCGAGCACCTGCTTATAAGCGCCGCTTCCCGTCAGGCTCTGCTTCCCGAGATGGTTGTCGATGTTCTCGCTCATCACCTGGGTTTTCGGTGCATTCGCTTGCTTGTAGATCGTCTGGTAGGCATCCGGAAGATCGGCCGTCCGGCTGACGACCCGTGCATTTGGCGGTGGATCCTCTAACAGCTTATCCAGTTCCGCTTGATTCTTCTCGGCCAACATTTTGGCGGTGATCTTGGTATCCCATTCCTCAACGATTGTTTCTGAGAAGGTTTCCCTCGATGGCCCATCCTTACTGAAGACATGGTCATTAATGTAATGCTTGATCGTATAATTGTACCGCCACGTATACTTTGTACTCCATTTGGAGGTTACGAGCAGATACCGGGTATGATCGACCACCTCTTTATCCTTTGAAACAATCGGTTCATCTTCGCTGATAAATTCCCATACATGGCTATCGAAGCTTGAACGTTCATTATTCAAGTAATGGGTGAACGTCCGGTCTTCACCACGCCGTACCCAGTCGGGAATCCCACTGACGTCCATCGGCTCACTCCAGCCGATGCCGCCTGCCTCACTACTGATGGTTCTCTCTTAAAAAATGGTTTAATCACAAGCCGTACACAAATCTGACCTCCATAATGGGCTTGTGTTCAGCACCACCACATTATCTATTTGGACAGACGAAAGGTGAGCCAACATCTCCTGTAAGCCCATCCTGTCTATTTCAAATGCTTACTCTTTCAATTTGGCACCACTTATTCCTTCATCTCTAAAAATATGTATCAAGTTAAAGCCTTGTTCTTCACAATATGCCTTGATTTCCTCTTCTTGATATTTCAAGCTATATCCATCTTTTGCTTGCCCTTGAGTCGAGACTCTTATATACCCAACAACGTTCAACTTTTCACCCTCCCGTTACATAAATTTTAATTTTCGTAACACTTTTTAAACGAATAGCGATTATTATACGACCGTCTCTAATAAAAACACAACCCAAATTTATTAAACCAAAGCAGCATAAGGGCTCCCATTCACGTTTCCGACTGTTTATCGCCACGAGCTTTGTCAATCTCTTTAGTTTTTTGCCATTCTATGTCATAACTACCCCAGCTATGTAAAATGTCATCTCGCCTAATTCTCGTTATTGTTCAGTTCATCCAACTGTTAACACGATACTCCATGATGGTACTATCATCATGAGCTCTCGATTCTCAAACAAATCATTTTCTTAGTGTCTCACTCAATTATCAGCTGTAAAATAAATTGAAGTGAAAAACCTTGAAAGGCATTTAGCCAATCAAGGTTTTAAGAATGTTTTTAAAAATATTTTTCTGTCATTCTTTTCTTTAAAAATTCAATAAAATCATCTGCATATTTTTTATTATCATTCAAAGAATAGATTGGTAATTCATTTTCATCTTTTCTTTTAGATAGATCAAAATAAAAAACATCATCATTTGCTTCACAAATTACAACTTTTTCGTTACTGTAATTTTTATTTTTCATGTTTAATTCATAATTATACACTATATCTCCACCGACAACAGTATCAAAATCTTGTTCATAAATACTAAATATCTCTTCACCATAGATTTCTCCACCACCATAGTTTCTTAACCACCATTTGTAAGAATTAGGAAGTCTAAAACCTAGTCGCTCTTCAGCTTTTATTATCCATTCTTCAGAAATCCCCTCTCCATAATCTGCGAATTCAACCGAATCCTCAGCTTCAGCAATTAGCTTTTGTATCTCATCATACTTATTCATTTTATCCCTCTTTCTTATTGCATAAAATCATTAGATCTATTAATCCAATATCCTTTTTTCCAAGCATCAAATTCTGCCCTATTTATCCCAGATGGTAATCCCCCAGTATTAATATGAAGTATAGAGTAATATTTTTGATGAAAAGACTGACCAACTTCAGTAATAGATCCCGACTGGGTCTGGGTTAAATGATGTAGATTTATTGATTTACCATCATATCCTATTGGAGCTCTCCCAGATGCCATTCTTTCAGCATTTGTGCCAGTAACCGTTTTTCCCTTTACCTTCCAAGAACTTATCGTATTAGGGTCAAATAAGTCATTTCTAGGATACACCTTATTACCATTAAATTCTATAACGTTATCCCAATACTTGTTAACTGACTTAGCAGTTTCACCCGTACCCTTAGAGGCAAAAGTTTGTAAGTAACCAGGTCCTCCTAATCTAAATTCATTAGTCCCCTTACTCGGCCTGCTATTTGCGGCCTTCGGAGCTCTGGCAGCTTTCATACCCTTTGAAAAATCTTTGACCTTGGTGATGAGCTTGGCCATTCCCTTGGCGGCTCCGGCTCCAGGTGCGATCATGCTCAAGACCGCTTGGGTTGCTAGCACCATATTTTTGCCGTATGCCCGTGCTTCCTTCTTCGTCGCGGACCCGCTTAAGACCTTCCCCGTATTCTGGTACAGGTAAACAAACGAGTCGATGTACTGGCCTTTCAACGTATCCCCGACCACATGAAGCAGGTCTTGGATCGAGTAGGATCCGTAGAAGAAGCACTAGAAATTGATAGGATGAGGTTACAGGAGATGTTAGCTCATCTTTCGTCTACACAAATAGAGTATGTGGTTGTTTTTAAACACAAGTTGATTTTGGCGTTCAGATATTGTGAAGGTGCTGATTCAACCAATATAAAAACCTTGAAAGGCTTAAAGCCAATCAAGGTTTATACTTAATACTATTCATGTAAAGACTTGAACTGACAAGCAAGTGATACAATTTCATTATCAAGGTTAGGAAACGCAATAATACTATCCAATACATTTATAAAATATGGTTTTCTATCCCCTTGAGAACCATTGATAACTCTATTTAACATCCAAACAGTATGTTGGGTAGGTTGCCTTTTAATTGATTCAACAAGTTTTTCTTCATATCCATTTTTATAAAACTTTTCAACAAAATGCACAAATGGTCCTGGTCTACCAAAATTTATATCTGGATTTCTTTCCATCAACTTAAAAATGGGTTGAATAGCTTCAAAAGCATCTTCCCTTTCTTCTATTTCTTCCACAATATCGTAAGTAACATCAATAAAATCTTCATTCATAATTGATTTTTCTAACTTCATCAGTAATTGATCTAATTCATTTTGCATCTTATCATTCCCTATTTTAAAGCATATGATTTAACGCTTTATTTGTAATATCGTTTACAATATCTTCTGAAATACCAGCATCTCGCAAAATTTTAGAATTACTCATAATATTATCTAATGGGAATTGATTGGCAGCGTCAATACCTCTTTGGGCCTTATTTATAAGTTTGTGTTGTTCTCGCTCTAATGCTATTACTGGATTGTTCTTCGATGCTTCAGTAGATAGTCTATTAGTAGCAAGACCATTTGCCTTCAGATTTGCGTGTTGCCAAACTTCATGTCCTTCTAAATTATCCCCGACAACTGACCTATCAACAAAATCCTTATAAGTAGTAACTTCGTTTTGTTTAATAGCTTGCTTGGTAGCTGCTTTACCCGTACCCTCAGGACGTAAATTAATTCCAATATTATCTTATACTACGCTTCAAGATTCATTTTTTCATAATCAGTTAAGTGAATATCAAATGCACCCATTAATCGTTGCATATCATTATCAATGACGGTTCAGTGAAAGAGAAAAGGAAATTAGTCCCCGCCATCCCACAAAAATAGGTGTACAAGAAAATTAAATGTGTCACAGAGACTAAAGTATCCGTTAGGGTAATAGTAAAGATGTTTCTTATTCTTAAACAAAAGAGGTCTGCTGTAATAGTTGCAAAGGTTTTTTTCTTGGACAACCTTCTCGACATAGTAAACGGATTTACTCAAAAATAGTCGCCAACATTTTTTTACGTAGGCAAAATATTTTCATAGGCACGGAGAAAGAGAAGGTAATATATTGTTAGTTGAAAATGATGGTAACCGGTGATATTGGAGCTATTCTAAGAAAAAAAGTTGGGGGAAATAGGTTATACAATTGTAAGTATTAATTATGCGTACAAAGTAATTTATACATGGTTATATTGGTATTACTAAGGTTACAGTTAATAGGGGTTGGGTAATTCGTCTGTTCGGTACTGGGTAACACACCATCAAAAAATCTCGGATTCAATCGGGCCAGAAAGTATTTGAATTTCCATTTGTGTAGTTCGAATGCATCAGCAGGCAATTCATCTCGACAGCGCTTTGCGATATTATCTTTTTCGCATAAACCCAATCTGGAATCTCCGTAAAACCACCAGTGCTATTATAGCTATCAACATTAGAAATAGTATGCAAAGTGTTAGACATCGACATCCAGGAGTTAATCGAGGTGGAGTAGCCTCTTGCCATCGTAATCATTCTATGTACGTAAAAGTTTTGAAAAAATTTAAAGGGCAGGGAGAAAGCGAAGGTAAAGTATTTGAGGATGAGAATGGTAGTATCTGTTGATTTTTAGGTTATTTACACGATTTGAAATTCATTAAATAGGGTGTACGTTTTAAAGGTGTTGTACGTACTAAAGAATTTGATAAAACATCATATAGGGGTAATAAGGGTTATCTCTATTCAGATAATAATATTAGCTTTATTCGGTACTAGGTAGCCCCACCCAAAAAGAAAACCTTGAAAGGCATATAGCCAATCAAGGTTCTCATATGTTTCAATTTTCATGATAGTCCCCAAACACTAAACTCATAATAATATTCCGTTCGTTCTATACACAATCCAAAATAAAAATCTTCTGCAACTAGTATAAAATCTCCATAACCCACTGAAAACTTTGTTAACTCAAGAACTTTATCTAAGTTACTAAATACTTCATTAACATTAATCAACACTGCTTCTATTTCATTTTCTCTAAAAAACAATAGTCTTCCTTTATTTCGGGTTACTTCGATATTATCAAAAGTCTCATTTAACAATTGTATTGATTTTTGAATATTATCTTTATAGTCATTTCCTTGCAATTGAATCTTATTTTTCTTTGTGTTTAGTAATGAAAATACTTTCTTACAAAATAAATCGTTATCTTCAATATCTAAAAAAGGATCCTCTGTAAGATTCATGAAGTTTAATCCTTTGATTAAATTCTTCCTTCTACTTTTCCTTTTTAACAACTCCATCTTTTTTATTCTCTCATCACTCAAATTAATCACCTTCCTCATGGTCGCCCCTTCTTTTTATAACCAACAAAATCTTCTGGTGAATGTCCAGGATACTGATTATATCTTCCTTTTTCTAATGGGCTTCCCTTTAAATCGTCAGCACCATGAAAATGAGGACCTCTTCCAAATTTATCTTCTCTGTGCTCTATTATATATTTTTTCTTACCATCTACTTCAAATTCATATACTCTTCTATTCTCACTTGTCCGATCATAAACATCAACAGGTTTTTTGTGCTGAGTAGAGTTAGGTATTCCCGCCCTTCTCTTTGCATCCCTAAATGCTCCATTTTTTGTTAGTACCTTGTCAATTTCATCCGTACCCTTAGAGGCAAAAGTTTGTAAGTAACCAGGTCCTCCTAATCTAAATTCATTAGT encodes the following:
- a CDS encoding DUF2071 domain-containing protein, translated to MQTPSIQGLIKRRFLINYHLDPEVAGKLLPKPFRPKVKKSKAIIGICLIRLENIRPSSISTIPFGLSSENAAHRIAVEWDEDGQIKEGVYIFRRDTNSFINTIAGGRLFPGEYSVTLRSTKSIKKSNL
- a CDS encoding DUF6232 family protein, whose product is MVGLISFFSAFLSNEDILVSDTRLVVDDQVYPIRGITYIELETKEPSSPLGLILACAFFFMLGIFQGNIIISVISVMIGFLIIRAFSRSATSYTLLLDTASGKVEAFSDDEYEEVERIYKALNEAIVYRG
- a CDS encoding glycohydrolase toxin TNT-related protein (This protein contains a domain related to Tuberculosis Necrotizing Toxin, which is the C-terminal effector domain of outer membrane channel protein CpnT, and which has a lethal NAD+-glycohydrolase activity.); its protein translation is MKGQYIDSFVYLFQNTGKVLNGSATKKEARAYGKNMVLATQAVLSMIAPGAGAAKGMSKLITEVKDFAKGMEAAKRSGLGSDNPIDEFDDSDIYEVAASSMPDEGINKIQTTAIQTYWPPNRGFLGTPKTETLQKGTLIDRYGSEYGSFVSIKGTPFQMRALHLKLIKSLIVFMK
- a CDS encoding HEAT repeat domain-containing protein, which gives rise to MNLNEAVDFLKENQPLPDDRVLETNSEILEKFNEVRKYFLGNPNLICIPLFINSFGNGSGFGIYQLIEDVLLKYSPEQVIPHLIKGLNSEKYGIKYWSTQIASSFPDKKLIEPLAKLLTDKASDVRYAAIVALAEIDDKRALDLIKNAQKQEEDTEVLELIEEVISNLKI
- a CDS encoding SMI1/KNR4 family protein, producing MNKYDEIQKLIAEAEDSVEFADYGEGISEEWIIKAEERLGFRLPNSYKWWLRNYGGGEIYGEEIFSIYEQDFDTVVGGDIVYNYELNMKNKNYSNEKVVICEANDDVFYFDLSKRKDENELPIYSLNDNKKYADDFIEFLKKRMTEKYF
- a CDS encoding HNH/ENDO VII family nuclease encodes the protein MAKLITKVKDFSKGMKAARAPKAANSRPSKGTNEFRLGGPGYLQTFASKGTGETAKSVNKYWDNVIEFNGNKVYPRNDLFDPNTISSWKVKGKTVTGTNAERMASGRAPIGYDGKSINLHHLTQTQSGSITEVGQSFHQKYYSILHINTGGLPSGINRAEFDAWKKGYWINRSNDFMQ